The following DNA comes from Chromatiales bacterium.
TCGGGCAGGAACTTCTGCTCGGCAACCGCACACGGGTGCTTTCGCTGATCCTCTACGTGCTCATGGGCTGGCTGGCGCTGGTCGCGGTGGTGCCGCTGTGGCATGCGCTCACGCCGCCGGGTTTTGCCTGGCTGGTGGCCGGCGGCGCACTCTATACCGGCGGCCTCATCTTCTATGCGACCGACCACAAGCTGCGGCATGGTCACGGTGTCTGGCACCTGTTCGTGGTCAGTGGCAGCGGTTGCCACTTCTATACGATCCTCTCCTACGTCGTCTGACAATCACGCCTGCCTGCCGTAACATCGGCTGATCCAGGCCGTGTTCCGGGGGATGCATGACGGCGCAATCTTCGTTTGATCCGCCACAGGTCTACAGCGGCAGCTGGGAAGACCATGTGGTCCTCGGCGTGATGCTCGCCGCTTCCGTACTCGCCCAGCTGTTTCTCGCCGAACGCAACAGGCATGCGGACAACGTACACAGTCCGCGGCTGGCGTGGATGCGGGCGCTGCTTTATTTCAGCGTGATCCTGGTGATCAGCTGGGCGACCGGGGTGCTGAAGGCGCTGGTCCATGCGCCTTTCGTGCCGGCCGACGATCTGGCCAGCCCGGTGTGGCTCGTTCTCACCGGCATCTGGCTGCTCGCCCTGGTCTGGGGCTATGTGTACTGGTGGCCGCGCGGCACGCTGACCTACGATCGCAGGCTTTATCTGCTGCCGCAGATACTCTTCGGGCTTGCCTGGGGATTCAGCTCGGGTCAGCTGACGCTGGCAATCTGGGCCGTGATCGAGGAATTCGGCTTCGCCCGCTGGGGCAGCGCCTTGCTGGTGTTTTTCGTGCTCGCGGGCTACGGCCAGATCTACCAGTCAGGCTGGTGGGACATCCACGTTTCTCCGCCGCACAACATCCGTGCCACAAACGCCAAAAAGGTGCTGTTCGGCCACATGCCGTTTCTGGGTATCGCGCTGCTGCACTTCACGCTGTTCGGTAATGCGCTGCTGTTTGTCGCTTTCCATGCTGCGGCGCTGGCCTGTTCGGCCGTCGCCATGCGCTTCCCGCCGTTCTGGGAAAAGGACGGTCCGGCGGTATCGAAAGAGACGGCGCTCGGCGTTTGAGGCGAAGCTCAGATGTCCGGGCTGGCGAGGAAGCCCGGATGGTCGCGCTCGATGCGCTCGCGCAGTGCAGTGGGGATGTCTGCGGGGCCAGCGATCTTCCGGCCGATGATTTCCGAGAGCACGTAGCCTCCGTTGTCCTCCATGCCCATCCAGGGATAGAAGCTCCACATCGTGGTGTGACTCATGGTGGCCGGCACCATGCCGAGCCGCGGATTGCCGACATCAGCCAGCGATGCGCAGAAGTGCGTCACCTCCATCGGCTCGCCGGCCAGCCCCTTCGGTGCGCCCGGCACCGCGGGCGTGGCCGGTGCGGGAAACTGCGCGGCAAGCCGCTCGCTGCTCCAGACCGTATCACCGATGATCAGCGGTGCGCCGACCTGCCCGTCAAATGGCGCGCCCGGAAAAGACGGCCTGATGGTGCCGTTGTCTTCGATCAGATAACGCAGACGGAGGCGATTGGCCGGTGGTGTGACCACGCGCCCGGTCCAGGGATTGGTCCAGCTGTCCAGAAACGCGCCGGTCCCGGCGTCGATGTAGTAGCCGGCCTCGCTCATCCTCGATTCCCAGAGACCGTCCGGCAGCCGGGAGAGGCGGTTGAAGCCGATGCCGGTGATGCGCATCAGGTGCCTGGCGATCTCGCCGGGGCGCTTGCCGAGGACTTCGCCCTGCCACCACCAGAGCACGGCTTCGCCGTCGCTGCGGGCGCGGATGCGGGCCAGCGCGGCAACCGGCTGTGCGGCGGAAATTTTCATCGCATCCCTGCCCGATAAAATACAGAATCGGAGTCTAGTCGAAACAGTCGATGTCAATAAGACGCATCGCCCACGGTAAACACAATGCGCGCAATGGTCCTCGAACGAATCACCAGCCTGGCGGACAACGACACGCCGCTGACGCTTCGTGACCTGCCGGAACCGGTTGCCGGCGACGGCGAAATCCTGATCAGGGTGGCCGCCTGTGGCGTATGCCATACCGAACTCGACGAGATCGAAGGTCGACTGCCGCCGCCGCGATTGCCGGTAATCCCGGGTCATCAGGTCGTGGGTCGTGTTGCCGCACTGGGGAATCGCGATCCACAGGGCGTGCTGAAGCGCGCCGGTCTGCGGCCCGGTGACCGGGTTGGCGTCGCGTGGATCCATTCAGCCTGTGGCAGCTGTGACTTTTGCCGCAGCGGGCGGGAGAATCTCTGTCCCGGCTTCAAGGCCACCGGTCTCGATGCGCACGGCGGCTATGCGCAGTACATGACGGTGCGGGCCGATTTCGCCTGTCGCCTGCCGGACGCCCTGCCCGACGTCGAGGCCGCACCGCTGCTCTGTGCCGGGGCCATCGGCTACCGTTCGCTGTCGCTGACGAATCTCGAGGATGGCCAGACGCTGGGCCTGACCGGTTTCGGTGCGTCGGCGCACCTGGTTCTGGCACTGGCGCGGTACCGGTACCCGCACTCGCCCGTGGTGGTGTTCGCGCGCAGCCCGGAGGAGCGCGCCTTTGCCCTCGAGCTGGGCGCAGCATGGGCCGGCGATACGCAGGACCGGTCGCCGCAGCCCTGCGCCGCGATCATCGATACGACGCCGGTCTGGACGCCGGTCGTCGAGGCGCTGAAAAACCTGGATGCGGGCGGGCGCCTCGTCGTCAATGCCATACGCAAGGAGACGGTTGATCAGGCTGTGCTGCTGGATCTGGATTATGCCGGGCAGTTGTGGCGCGAGAAGGAAATCAAGAGCGTGGCCAACGTCACGCGTCGCGATGTGCTGGAGTTTCTGCAGCTGGCGGCGGAGATCCCGCTGCAGCCGGCGGTCGAGTGCCATGCGCTGGAGGAGGCCAATCGCGCCCTGAGGGAGCTCAAGCGCCGCTACATACGCGGTGCCAAGGTGCTCGTCATCGACTGAGCGTCGGGGTCGGGCTTCGCGGCGGTGATATACCAGGCAGCCAGCGCACCTTGCTGTGCATGGCGAGTGCCAGGTGGCACGTCGGCGGCCGCCCGTGCATTGTCTTTGACGCGTGTGATGATCAGCACATCGCGTTTTCCGGCGTTGGCCTGGATCAGCCGACGGATTCCGGCGCTGCCGATGCCGCGTCCGGCGGCGTCGGGCTGGGACAGGCCGTATTCCAGCTCGTTCGGCTCGAATACGTACAGATCGCTGCGCTTGAAGACCCAGGCGACCGAGCCGACCAGCTGGCCCTTGACGATGATGACAGCGTCCGGTGCCACCAGCGCTTTCTGCTCCTCGAGGAAGGGGCCGGGCATCTTGCTGTCCCGCGTGGCGTCAGGGATCACCACCGGGATCGCGAGCAGCAGTCCGGCCAGACTGATCCCGAGCACCCTGACCGGGTCGTCGGCCGCCCGTCGCGCGTGGCGGCCAGCGATCCAGGCTCCCCAGGCACAGGCAGCGAGCGAGAGGATCCAGCGCAGGCTTTCGCCGGCGCCAAACAGCGGTTTGCCGAATGCCCCGAGGCCGTTGCCGAGCAGGTAGCCGAAGCCCGCGGCGAACAGCAGTGCAAGGCCGACTGTGCCGCGCTCGAGCGCGATGCGCCGGCCGCTCGCCCGATAGCGTTCCACGCCATGCGCGAGCAACAGCGCGAGCGGCGGGAAGCAGGGCAGGATGTAGGACAAGAGCTTGCCGCTGGAGGCCGAGAAGAACAGCAACGGCATGGCAAACCACAGCACCGTGAAGCGCAGCAGGCGCGGGTCCAACTGCAGCTCGGGCGATGCGCGGCGCAGACCGAGCAGGGCAGCCGGTGCGTGGAAAGTCCACGGCAGCGCCATCGCCGGCAAGGCGGCGAAGAACAGCCAGAACGGCTGGCTGTGCTGCGCCCGCTCTCCGGAGAAGTAGCGGCGGATGTGCTCTTCCCAGAAGAAGTAGCGCCAGAAATCCGGCTCGTGCGAGTGAATGAGCAGACCCCATGGGGCGACCACGGCTGCGGCGACGAGGACCGGCAACCAGGCATCATCGAGAAGCCGTCGCCAGTCGCGCTGCCAGGCGAGAAAGGGTCCGACGATCAGTACCGGAATCGCCAGGGCGAGAAAGCCTTTGGTGAGGAAGGCGAGCCCGCAGCAGATCCCGACCAGCGCCTGCAGTCGGCGACGTTTTGCTGGTGGTGCGACATGGGACTCGTACCAGAGACCAACAGACAGGGTGAGCCAGAGGCCGAGAATCGGATCGAGGATGGCCATGCTGCCCATGGCCCAGACGGCGAGAAACGACAGCTGGATCGTGCTGGTGTCGATGGCGAGTGCGGCCCGCCGCGTCTGCCGCCGCACGAAGCCATGCAGGAACAGCGCCGTCAGGCCGGTGGTCAGCGCCATGGGCAGGCGAACCGCGAAGGCGTTTTCGCCGAATACGGCGAGCGACGCGGCGTTCACCCAGTGACCGAGCACCGGCTTCTCGAAGTAGCGGACGCCGTTGAAGCGCGGTGTCACCCAGTCACCGCTGGTCAGCATCTCCCGGGCGATCTCGGCGTAACGGAACTCGTCGGGTCGCGACAGCGGCCGGATGCCGAGGGTGACCAGGTAAAAAACGGCAAAGGCGATGAGCAGCACCACACCCGCCGACGGCCATGACCGGTTCGCCGAGCTCATGCCGTGGCACCGGCGATTGCCGGACCCTGCAGGGCAAGCGTGCCGCTGCGACCGGGCACCTCACCACTCCGCACCGGACAGTGCGGCAGGGTGGCGGCGTCAAGACTTCGCCACAGCCGCTCCATCGCGACCAGCTCGTAGCCCTGTGTTTTCCAGCCACTGAGGAGTCGTGCGAAGGCCGGCCGCAGCGCCATCCCCTCGAGTTCGGCGTGGAGGGTGTAGACATGGTTGCGGGTGGCTGTCGGGCCGGTACGCGCCAGCAGTACGTCGGCGACGTTGTCCGCCGTGGTTCCGTCGATACCCAGCAGTTCATCCAGTGTCGGCAGCGTGGTTGGCAATTGCGGGCAGCCGAGGGGCCGACCGGCGACCAGCGGAATGAAGGGCCCGTCACCGCGCGTGTCTGATGCGTAGTCGAGGCCGAGCGTTTCTTCCATTGCGAAGGCCGCATCATTCATCTGCCAGCCGGCAGCACCATGGGTGCGTGGCGCCGTTCCGAAGACCGTACGGAAATCCGCCACGGCTCGCTGCATCTCGCGGCTGGTCCAGGCCGCATCGCGCTTCGCGACAAAGTCCTGCCAGCGGATGTGATCGTGGCAGTGCACGCCGACCTCGAAACCGGCATCCCGCACCATGCGCATGGTCTCGCCGGCCCGTCGGCCGATATGCGGGCCAGGCAGCAGCGTGCCGTACAGCAGGGTGCGCAGACCGTAGTGACTGAGTACCGAAGTGCGATTGACCTTGGCGACAAAGCCGGGACGGAATACCCGCCGGATCGCTCGGCCCGTATGGTCGGGCCCGACACTGAACAGGAAGGTTG
Coding sequences within:
- a CDS encoding phospholipid carrier-dependent glycosyltransferase, encoding MSSANRSWPSAGVVLLIAFAVFYLVTLGIRPLSRPDEFRYAEIAREMLTSGDWVTPRFNGVRYFEKPVLGHWVNAASLAVFGENAFAVRLPMALTTGLTALFLHGFVRRQTRRAALAIDTSTIQLSFLAVWAMGSMAILDPILGLWLTLSVGLWYESHVAPPAKRRRLQALVGICCGLAFLTKGFLALAIPVLIVGPFLAWQRDWRRLLDDAWLPVLVAAAVVAPWGLLIHSHEPDFWRYFFWEEHIRRYFSGERAQHSQPFWLFFAALPAMALPWTFHAPAALLGLRRASPELQLDPRLLRFTVLWFAMPLLFFSASSGKLLSYILPCFPPLALLLAHGVERYRASGRRIALERGTVGLALLFAAGFGYLLGNGLGAFGKPLFGAGESLRWILSLAACAWGAWIAGRHARRAADDPVRVLGISLAGLLLAIPVVIPDATRDSKMPGPFLEEQKALVAPDAVIIVKGQLVGSVAWVFKRSDLYVFEPNELEYGLSQPDAAGRGIGSAGIRRLIQANAGKRDVLIITRVKDNARAAADVPPGTRHAQQGALAAWYITAAKPDPDAQSMTSTLAPRM
- a CDS encoding zinc-dependent alcohol dehydrogenase family protein — protein: MRAMVLERITSLADNDTPLTLRDLPEPVAGDGEILIRVAACGVCHTELDEIEGRLPPPRLPVIPGHQVVGRVAALGNRDPQGVLKRAGLRPGDRVGVAWIHSACGSCDFCRSGRENLCPGFKATGLDAHGGYAQYMTVRADFACRLPDALPDVEAAPLLCAGAIGYRSLSLTNLEDGQTLGLTGFGASAHLVLALARYRYPHSPVVVFARSPEERAFALELGAAWAGDTQDRSPQPCAAIIDTTPVWTPVVEALKNLDAGGRLVVNAIRKETVDQAVLLDLDYAGQLWREKEIKSVANVTRRDVLEFLQLAAEIPLQPAVECHALEEANRALRELKRRYIRGAKVLVID
- a CDS encoding DUF1838 family protein, which codes for MKISAAQPVAALARIRARSDGEAVLWWWQGEVLGKRPGEIARHLMRITGIGFNRLSRLPDGLWESRMSEAGYYIDAGTGAFLDSWTNPWTGRVVTPPANRLRLRYLIEDNGTIRPSFPGAPFDGQVGAPLIIGDTVWSSERLAAQFPAPATPAVPGAPKGLAGEPMEVTHFCASLADVGNPRLGMVPATMSHTTMWSFYPWMGMEDNGGYVLSEIIGRKIAGPADIPTALRERIERDHPGFLASPDI
- a CDS encoding 4-deoxy-4-formamido-L-arabinose-phosphoundecaprenol deformylase yields the protein MLLALKVDVDTLRGTLEGVPQLVDTLRDAGAGATFLFSVGPDHTGRAIRRVFRPGFVAKVNRTSVLSHYGLRTLLYGTLLPGPHIGRRAGETMRMVRDAGFEVGVHCHDHIRWQDFVAKRDAAWTSREMQRAVADFRTVFGTAPRTHGAAGWQMNDAAFAMEETLGLDYASDTRGDGPFIPLVAGRPLGCPQLPTTLPTLDELLGIDGTTADNVADVLLARTGPTATRNHVYTLHAELEGMALRPAFARLLSGWKTQGYELVAMERLWRSLDAATLPHCPVRSGEVPGRSGTLALQGPAIAGATA